Below is a genomic region from Phycobacter azelaicus.
GTGCTGAGCGCCAAGGGCGACGGCGCGCAGGCCCGAGCCGCAGACCTGGTTGATACCCCAGGCAGCGCTTTCGATCGGTAGGCCGGCGTTGATGTGAGCCTGGCGGGCAGGGTTCTGGCCCTGAGCCGCAGTCAGTACCTGCCCGAGAATAGTTTCCGAAATCTCGCTCTTGTCCACACCGGCACGGGCGACGACGGCTTCCAATACTGCAGCCCCCAGATCGTGGGCCGGGGTATTGGCGAATGCGCCGCCAAAGCTTCCCACGGCGGTCCGCGCGGCGGATGCGATTACAACATTGGTCATTGATATGGGTCCTCTGCCATCAAATGTACGTGGGACAGTCCTGCCAGCGCGGATAACGTTGAAATCAAAACACCGCGATAGCGACCTTCCCTCCCTTAGTCCCGGGCAGGCATAGCGTATTGCTGCACCTGCAGCAATCGACAGGGTGTCTCAGGGGTTGAAGGGAAGTCAACCGTCAGACATGCAAAAAGCCACCGTTTGGTGGCTTTGAAGCTGGAGCGAGAAGGCTGCCCCGTATTCAGGCGCGGCTGCGCTCTTTCAGCTCTTCCAGCCAGGGGGGGCTGACCGTGGGCGCTCCAAAGAGGAAGCCTTGCATGCAGTCCACACCGATGGACACCAGAAATTGCGCATCGACCTCGGATTCGACCGACTCGGCCACCACCAGCATATCGAACTGTTTGGCGATCCCAACCAGCGCGCATGTAACCGCCTGATTGTCGGCGTTCTCGCTGATGCCGCGAATGAATTGCCCGTCGATCTTGACCGCATCGAAAAAGAAGTTGCGGAAGTGGCCGATAGCTGTCGTGCCGGCGCCAAAGTTGTCGAGCGCAAAGGCGATGCCGTGCTTTTGCATCCGCTGCATGAAGTCGATGACCAACTCCGGAGTGGCAATTGCCGAAGCCTCCGAGATTTCAAGGATCAACCGCTCGCCGATGGTTTCATCCTTTTTCAGGAAGCGGTTCAGCACATCCATCCAGCGTCCATAGCCGATGGAGCGGGCTGACATGTTAACCGAAAGGCGGATCTGCGGTGATTTCGCCAGGGCCCTCAGGCCGTGCTGCAGGGCCAGGCAGTCAAGGGCGCGCCCGATTTCGGTCTCTTCCACGACCCCCATGAATTCGCGTGCGGGTATGACGCGGCCGGTTGGGTCCAGAACCCGGATATAGCCTTCGTAGAATGCTGTTTGGTGGGGCGGCATGGCCTGCATCACCGGTTGGAAGGCCAACATGGTTTGATCGTGTTTCACCGCCTCCGCGACCATGTCGAGGGTCGAGCGGTCGCGCGATGCGACGGCCGCGCTCAGCGGGTTCTCGGCACCTTCCGGCATGTCCGCCTTTTTCCAGCGTCTTTTGTTCACCGTGATTCCCTCGGCTTGTCCTGTGCAAAAGCATGTAAACTATGCGTTGGTTCTCACTGTCGGGCAAAAGGGTGAACTGAGGTTTAAGGTTCCAATTTTATTGAAATTGCCTGCGTGGACACAGGTGCTCCGGGCGGTATTGGGTCAGGAGGCGTCGGCAGGTGTTTCAAAGCCCGGTGTGCCCCTGTCCTGTGGATTGCGGGCCAGGTGCTTGGCCTTGATCTCTTCGCTGGTATCTCGGCTTCCGTCGTGGCTGTAGCCGGGCGGGGCAACCGCGTAGAGCAGGCGCTGTTTCAGGGAGAGGCCCGGCTGGGCCATATCACGAAAGATGCCGACCCATTCATGAAAGGCGACGCGCAGCGGGTTGAAGGTGCCAATATTATGCACAAGCCCGTAATCCACGCGGTCATTCTCCTGCTCGGGGACGAAGGTTCCGAAAATCTTGTCCCAGATGATGAAGACGCCGGCATAGTTGCAATCCAGATAACGCGGGTTGCGCCCGTGGTGCGCACGGTGGTGGCTGGGCGTGTTCATCACGGCCTCGAACCAGCGGGGCATCTTGCCGATTGCCTCGGTATGGATCCAGAACTGGTAGACAAGGTTGATGCCGCCTACGAACAGCACCAGCGCCGGGTGAAAGCCCATCAGCACCAAAGGCGCGCGGACCACCATCATGAAGGTGAAGGTGCCGGTCCAGGTCTGCCGCAAGGCGGTTGTCAGGTTATAGTGCTGACTTGAGTGATGGTTCACATGGCTGGCCCAGACCCAGCGCACCCTGTGGCCAAAGCGATGCACCCAGTAGTACCGCAGATCATCCAGCACAAAACAGGCGAGGATCGCCCAGATCGATGTGCCCATGTCCAGCGGGGTGACCCGCCACAAGAGCATGAAGAATCCCCATGCGATGAACCCCAGAAGGATCCCCGAGGCCACACTGCCTGCCCCCATAATCAGCGAGGTGAGCGCATCGCGCGTCTCGTAACGCCCGCCGCGCCCCTTGATGGCAATCCAGATGAACTCGGCCAGGATCGCGGCAATGAAGAAGGGCACCGCATATTGGGTAACGTCAGGGTATGAGATCGGATCACTCATGGTGGGGCTCCGTCAGGGGGATGTCATAAGCTGTTGCCAGCGCGCGCGCTCGGGCGGCGCAAGGGTCAGGGAAACACCAGGCGTGCCGAAGTCATGAAACTCCAGCCGCAGCCCGTCTTTGGTCTCCATCACGTCAAAATCAATGAGATGACGCGCCACGGTGTCGGCGCCGAAGGACCACAGCAGGCCGGTCGCCACAGACGTCTGGACCAGCGCCGCATGGCGATCTTCCGAGACCATCACCTGACGCACTTCGTCATCGGGGAAATGCCGGTGCCAGGCCACGCGTGCATCCTCGGCTGACAGAAC
It encodes:
- a CDS encoding sterol desaturase family protein, producing the protein MSDPISYPDVTQYAVPFFIAAILAEFIWIAIKGRGGRYETRDALTSLIMGAGSVASGILLGFIAWGFFMLLWRVTPLDMGTSIWAILACFVLDDLRYYWVHRFGHRVRWVWASHVNHHSSQHYNLTTALRQTWTGTFTFMMVVRAPLVLMGFHPALVLFVGGINLVYQFWIHTEAIGKMPRWFEAVMNTPSHHRAHHGRNPRYLDCNYAGVFIIWDKIFGTFVPEQENDRVDYGLVHNIGTFNPLRVAFHEWVGIFRDMAQPGLSLKQRLLYAVAPPGYSHDGSRDTSEEIKAKHLARNPQDRGTPGFETPADAS
- a CDS encoding EAL domain-containing protein, whose amino-acid sequence is MPEGAENPLSAAVASRDRSTLDMVAEAVKHDQTMLAFQPVMQAMPPHQTAFYEGYIRVLDPTGRVIPAREFMGVVEETEIGRALDCLALQHGLRALAKSPQIRLSVNMSARSIGYGRWMDVLNRFLKKDETIGERLILEISEASAIATPELVIDFMQRMQKHGIAFALDNFGAGTTAIGHFRNFFFDAVKIDGQFIRGISENADNQAVTCALVGIAKQFDMLVVAESVESEVDAQFLVSIGVDCMQGFLFGAPTVSPPWLEELKERSRA